Proteins co-encoded in one Sporosarcina sp. FSL K6-1522 genomic window:
- the rplP gene encoding 50S ribosomal protein L16: protein MLMPKRVKYRRVFRGKMRGTTKGGATVQFGEFGLQALESSWITNRQIESARISMTRYMKRGGKVWINIFPHKPYTKKPLEVRMGSGKGAVEGWVAVVKPGRVMFEIAGVSEEVAREALRLASHKLPVKCKFVKREEIGGESNES, encoded by the coding sequence ATGTTAATGCCTAAACGCGTTAAATATCGTCGTGTATTCCGTGGTAAAATGCGCGGAACTACAAAAGGCGGAGCAACTGTTCAGTTCGGTGAATTCGGGCTTCAAGCTCTTGAATCTAGCTGGATTACAAACCGTCAAATTGAATCAGCACGTATTTCGATGACACGTTACATGAAACGTGGCGGTAAAGTATGGATCAACATTTTCCCGCACAAACCATATACAAAAAAGCCTCTTGAAGTCCGGATGGGTTCCGGTAAAGGTGCTGTAGAAGGCTGGGTAGCGGTAGTTAAACCTGGTAGAGTCATGTTTGAAATCGCAGGTGTGTCTGAAGAAGTTGCACGTGAAGCACTTCGCCTCGCATCTCACAAACTTCCTGTTAAATGTAAGTTTGTAAAACGTGAAGAAATTGGTGGTGAATCTAATGAAAGCTAA
- the rpsC gene encoding 30S ribosomal protein S3, protein MGQKVHPNGLRVGIIRDWESKWYAEKDYATLLHEDLKIRAYIEKRLVDASVSKVEIERAAKRVNVTIHTAKPGMVIGKGGSEVETLRKQLNDITGKRVHINIVEIKRADLDAKLVAESIARQLESRVSFRRAQKQAIQRTIRSGAKGIKTQVSGRLGGADIARAEHYSEGTVPLHTLRADIDYAHAEADTTYGKLGVKVWIYRGEVLPVKKNSGEGGK, encoded by the coding sequence GTCAAAAAGTACATCCTAACGGTTTACGGGTCGGTATCATCCGTGACTGGGAGTCTAAATGGTATGCTGAAAAAGACTATGCAACTCTTTTGCATGAAGACTTGAAAATTCGTGCTTACATCGAAAAACGTCTTGTAGACGCTTCTGTTTCTAAAGTTGAAATCGAACGTGCTGCAAAGCGTGTTAACGTTACTATTCACACTGCGAAGCCAGGTATGGTAATCGGTAAAGGTGGTTCCGAGGTTGAAACACTTCGTAAACAACTTAACGATATCACAGGCAAGCGTGTACACATCAACATCGTAGAAATCAAACGTGCTGACCTTGATGCGAAACTTGTCGCAGAATCAATTGCACGTCAACTAGAAAGCCGTGTATCATTCCGTCGTGCTCAGAAGCAAGCGATTCAACGTACAATCCGCTCTGGCGCTAAAGGAATTAAAACACAAGTATCCGGACGTCTTGGCGGTGCTGACATCGCTCGTGCGGAACATTACAGTGAAGGTACTGTCCCTCTCCATACATTACGTGCAGATATTGACTATGCACACGCAGAAGCAGACACAACTTATGGTAAGCTTGGCGTTAAAGTATGGATTTACCGTGGCGAAGTCCTTCCAGTGAAGAAGAACTCTGGGGAAGGAGGCAAATAA